Within the Planctomonas sp. JC2975 genome, the region GCGCGGCGGATCGAATCCAGGAGCATGCTCGCCGCGGCGCTCAGCCGGATCAATTCGGTGTCCGTCGTCAACTCCTCATTAGTCGGTGGGCGGGGTCCCCGACCGTGCCCGCAGCAACTGTGAGACCCCCCGGGCCCGGCCTGGCTCGAACGGGCAGCCATCCTCGCCAACTGCGGGCTGGACGCACCCTTACCGGGTAGGTACGCCTTGGGCGGGTTCAAAAGGAGAGTCAGCTTAGCCATCGCCGTCGCGACAAGCAATGCCAACGAGAGGCCAGGTCGCAAGCCAACCCATCAGCGCGCACTACTCACCGCAGTTGTGGGTCGAGCCTCTGCGGCGCCTCAGGGCGCCATCGACCGACCTTCGAATCGCGGGGGCAGGCGATACTCGCATGGCTCGACGCGAGACGACCTGCTGTCCTCGATCGTGTGGTAAGTGCCGTGCATTGCTTCTGCGCCTTTGCGGACGACGGGTGCCAGCGGCGAGTCGGTCGTGGTCATGACAGTCCAACCTTCGTCGACCAGCCAGATGGCGAGCTCGAGTGCACGGATGCGTTCGGTGGGCGTGGGTTCATCAAGTTCGGTGGACAGCAGGACGACTGTTTCGGTGCCGTCCGTGGTGACCAGGTTCACCAGTTCTGTCTTCATTGGTCCCTCTCCTTGTTCGTTGGTTGGCCAACTGCGTTCTTCTGGCCGTTCCGGCGAGAGAGATCAAGAGCCGGGCGGAGTTGGCGGAGTGAGTGGAGGGAGCGGTTGCTAAGCGGAGGTCGCTGTGCGGCCGGAGTCCGCAAATAGTGAGTGGAGGGATCGCAGCCGACGTAGCTGGCTATGATCGACCGCCGGAGCGGCAAGAAGACCCGAGAATCAGCACGCCTCAGCGTTCCGCACGACGACCGGCAGGGCCGCGTTCGCCGCACCGCAGTGGTACCTCCCCGTTCCACAGGCCTGTCCACATGCGCGCCGAAGACCGACACCAATCGGGGGCGCATCATGAAGTACTGACGGGGACTCGCAACGGCGAGCGACCGGAAGGACTTAACCATGGGCAGCATCACTGGCTATGAGACTGCGGCGGGGAAACGGTACCGGGTGAGGTATCGCAAACCCGATCATTCACAGACCGACAAGCGCGGGTTCCGCACCAAGCGGGATGCCGAATTGTTCTTGGCGTCGGTGGAGATGAAAAAGGCGACCGGCGAGTACGTCGACCCGGCCGCGGCACGCGCCACCGTCGGCCGTCTCGGCACTCCATGGTTGGCATCCCGGTCGCACGTGAAGCCCTCGACCGCGTACGTGTACGAGTCAGCGTGGCGGCTTCACGTCGAGCCGACGTGGGGTGCCACGATGATCGGCACGATCCGGCATAGCGAAGTGCAGGCGTGGATCACCCAGCTCAGTGCAGGAGGTGAGGGAAGGAAGCCGAAGTCGCCGACGATCGTGCGTCGCGCCCACGACATCCTTGCCGGCATCCTGGACGCCGCGGTCAAGGATCACTTGATCCCCTCCAACCCAGCTCGCGGCGTGAAACTCCCCCGCCGCATCTCCCGTGCCCACACGTACCTGACGAACGACCAGGTTGCCGAGTTGGTGGCAGCCAGCGGCGAGCACGCCACGATCATCGCCCTGCTCGCCTACACCGGGCTGCGGTGGGGTGAAGCATCCGCACTCCGGGTCAAGGACATCGACACGCTCAGACGACGGCTGATGGTCGTGGAGAACGCCGTCTACGTCAACGGACAGATCCTGGTCGGAACACCCAAAACACATGAACGACGCAGCGTTCCGTACCCGAAGTTCCTCACCGCCCCGCTCACCGCCGAGTGCGACGGGAAGTGCCGGGACGACATCGTCTTCGACGACGGATACGGCGGCTACCAACGCACCCCGACCATGACCACCAACTCCTGGTGGGATGCAGCGCTGGTCGAGGCCGGGCTTACACCGATGACAATCCACGACCTTCGGCACACGGCAGCATCGCTCGCGGTCAGCGCGGGAGCGAATGTGAAGGCCGTGCAGCGCATGCTTGGCCACGCCTCCGCAGCGATGACTCTTGACACCTACAGCGACCTCTTCGACGACGACCTCGATGCCGTCGCCGACCGGCTCAACGAGGTGGCCGAATCAAGTGTGGGCAAAATGTGGGCAAAACGATCCTAAAACGCAAGAACGGCAGTCCCTCGAGGACTGCCGTTCCCAGTGCTTTCTAGGTGAGTAGCGGGAGCGGGACTTGAACCCGCGACACCACGATTATGAGCCGTGTGCTCTAACCACCTGAGCTATCCCGCCGCAGCATTCGTGCCGACTGGAACAGCCGCTGCACCATGCTGGAGCCCCGAGTCAGGATTGAACTGACGACCCCTTCCTTACCATGGAAGTGCTCTACCACTGAGCTATCGGGGCGACGCCGAACGACCGAGGTCCGTTTCGGCAACCGTACGAGAATACCATCATCCAGTCGGCCGTTAAGCCACGTGACGGTCCTGGGTGGCGGCGTCGATCACCGTGTGGAGCACGGTTCGGAGCTTCTCCAGTTCGGACAATTCGAGCCCCAGCTTGTCGATGATCTGGGGCGGCACACCGAGCGCCTCTTGACGCAGTCGGCGGCCGGTGTCCGTCAAGGCGACGCGGAGCATCCGCTCGTCACGGGGGTCGCGTTCGCGGGTGATGAGGCCGGATGCCTCCAACCGCTTGAGCAACGGCGACAGCGTCGCGGGCTCCAGCTGCAGCGCTCTGCCGATCGCCGCGACGGTTCGCGGGCTCTCCTCCCACAGCGACAGCATGACGAGGTACTGCGGATGCGTCAGCCCCAGTGGCTCCAGTACCGGACGGTACAGAGCGATGACGCTGCGGGATGCGACGGCAAGCGCGAAGCACACCTGATTCTGCAGCTTCAGCAGGTCGTCTGGCGCCGTCTCCACTTCGTCGAACGTCGCCGACCGCGCGGCGGCAGGGGCCTTCTGCACCATGTGCACCTCCGTTGTCCGTTCGGGTGGCATTCGTCGTGGGCACGGATCGGCTCGCGGCCCGTCAGACATGTTACGCTGACACTAATAGTTAGTGCACTAATGATTGCACGACCGATCGAGTGCGACAAGGAGCCCCACGTGTCCCGCGGCAACTGGAACTGGTACGAGAAGTTCAACAACGTCGTGCGCACGTTCACGGGTCCCGCACAGCTCGGGGCCGGGCATCCCGAGGGCCCCGACGTGCGCCGAACGGATGCCGCGTGCCCGCTCTGCCACGCGCCCATGAACGCCCACAGCGTGGAGCGGCCAGCGGACCAGCGCACGGCCAGTCGCCTCGTCTGCCCGTGACGACGTCCGACTGAGGCCGGCCGACCGCCCGACTGAAACCGGCCGGCCGGCCGTCAGGGCGGATTCAGCGGGCATCGACGTGGTTCGCGGATGACGGAGACGCTAGTCTTTCTGGGCCATGATCACGGAATCGGCCGGCCGCCCCGCGTGGGTCGCGGCCTATCTGACCAAGCTCGGCGTCGACGACCCGCAATCCCTCGGCGCGCCGTCGCTCGAGACACTGCGCCGGCTGCACCGCGCCCACGTCGAGCGCATCGCCTTCGAGAACATCGACATCCAGCTCGAACGTCCTCAGGGCATCGGCCCGGAGGAGTCCATCACCCGCATCCTCGCGGGCCGAGGCGGCTACTGCTTCAACCTGAACAACGCGTTCGCCACGCTGCTGACCACCCTCGGGTACGACGTCACGCTGCACCGCGGACAGATCAACGGCAGCGTCGAGGGGGCGAAGGCGACCCCCGACGAGTACGGCACGCATATGGCGCTCACCGTGGTGATCGAGGGCGAGCGATGGTCCGTCGACGTCGGCCTTGCCAACTCGCACCACGAGCCCATTCCGTTGCGGGAGGGCGTGCACGTACAGGGCCCGTTCACCTTCCGGTTGCAGCCGCTGCCGGAGATCGGCCCGGATGCCTGGCGGTTCTTCACGGATCCCGTTCAGACGACCTTCCACAGCATGGACTTCACGCTTGCGCCGGCAGATTGGGAGGACTTCAGCGAAATCCACGCCGACCTCTCGACGTCGCCGCAGTCCGGCTTCGTGCAGACCTGCGAGCTCTTCCGTCGCGACGCGCTCGGGACCGACTTCATCCTCAACGACACGTTGACCCGTGACGACACCGACGGACGCTCGGAACGCATCTTGACGTCCGCGGAGGAGTGGTTCGCCGTGGCGGAGGACGTGTTCCGACTGGACCTGTCGGACATCGGCGACGACGATCGTGCCGCGTTGTTCGATCGCATGCAACGTGCGGAAGAGGCCTGGCGGGAGTCGCAGCGGGCGCGGGCGGCACAGCAGGCGGCCGCGGACGTCTGAGCTCCACCACCACCACTGGTCGAGCCTGTCGAAATCCGTTCGCCGACTGCGGGTTGATCTCGTAGAAGCCCGCGGTCACCTGGTTTCGACAAGCTCAACCGGCGATGGCCATCGCGCAGGCACGACCGGCGAGGTCAGCCAGCGACGCTCAGGCCCGGCAGCACGATCGCGGCGAACTGCGGACCGGACGTGACGAGCCGCACTCCGCCCTCATCCTCGTCTCCGGGTGCGTCGACGGCGAGCGCGACTTCGCCCGCGACCACGCGTGCCTGATCCCATCCGGATGCCGCCTCGTACGGCAGCCGCACGTCGGCGGCGCCGCGCGACGCGATGACCAGCACGGACTCGTCCGCGTGCTCCCGCACGAACACGAGCACGTCGTCACCCACGTGGAGCCAGCGGAATCCGCCGTCGTTCAGCGCGACGTGGTTTCGTCGCAAGGCGATCAGTTCCGTGTAGAGCTCGAGCGTGGCACGGGCATCCGTCGCCGTCGCTCCGGTCGCCGGGTCGACGTCGTCACCGTCGGCATTCGCACCGTGGTCGAGCAGGTGCCACGGCATCGGCATCCGCGCGCCTTCGCCGTCGTCGGCTTTCAGGCCGAGCTCGTCGCCCGCCCACACCACCGGGATGCCCGGCATCGTCACCGACAACCCGAACGCCACAGGGACTGTCCCCGGCCGTGCGTGCGTGCGGAATCGCGGCACGTCGTGCGTGTCGAGTGCGTTCATGGTGCCCAGCCGCACCCGCCACGGGAAGGCTGCGGCGAACCGCGTGTGCGCATCCGCCAGCTCGCGCCCTGTATAAGAAGGGATGACGCCCACCGGCTGCCCGAAGTACGTCGACGGGCTGCCTGGCTCGGAGAGCCAGCCCCAGACCGGCCGCGTGAAGTTGGCGTACGTCATCGCGCCGTGCCAGGCGTCCCCCTGGAAGTCGGGTGCCGCGTCGTTGGTGGACTCGCCGAGCAGGATGGTGTCCGGGTTCACGTCGAGCATCGTGCGGCGGATGATCCGCCGCACCTCGGCGTTGAAGTCATCGTCACGGTAGCGTCCGGTCATGTTGGCAACGTCGATGCGCCATCCGTCGAGCGAGTACGGCGGCCTGAGCCACTGCGCGACCACGGATTCCGGTCCCTCGATGAACCGGCGCCGCAGCTCCGGCGAGCCCCAGTTCAGCTTCGGCAGGCTCAGCACGCCGAGCCACGCGACGTACTGCGTGTGCTCGTCGTCGAGCCAGTAGAAGAAGTCGCTCTCCGGCGCATCCGGATGCCCGTACGCCGCCTGGAACCACTCGTGCCCGTCTCCGCAGTGGTTGGTGGTCAGGTCGCCGATGACCTTCAGCCCGCGCTGGTGCGCCTCGGCCACGAATCGGGCGAGCGCCTCGTCTCCGCCGAGAAGGGGATCCACCCGGGTGAAGGATGTCGCGTCGTAGCGGTGATTCGAGCGGGCGGGGAAGACCGGGGTGAGGTAGACGAGGGTGACGCCGAGTGCGGCCAGATAGTCGAGGCGCTGGGCGGCGCCGTCGAGGTCGCCGCCGTAGAACTGCTGCGATCGTCCGGGTGGAACGTCGTCGACCGGATCACCCCAGGCCGCGGGGATCGCCCAGTCCGGCGTCTGACGCGCGTCGGCTGCTGCGGATCGCGCGAAGCGGTCCGGGAACAGCTGGTAGAGCACCGTCGAGCGCACCCACTCCGGTGGCGCGTCGTAGGCGACGAGCCTGAAGTCGTCGGCGTCGAGCGTCTCGGTCGTCCACACGCCCGTCGCGTTCAGCCACACGCTCGATCCGTCGGTTCGTGTGATGAGGAAGCGGTAGCCGTGCACCGGGTTCTCCACCTCCACCGGTGCCTCCCACCAGTCCCATCCGGTGTCGGAGGCGATCCGCTCGGCGTCGGAGAACCGGGGCTCGTGATCCGGATTGGAACGGGTCCGCACCTCAGCGACCGGGCCGAACGCATGCGGGATGCGCACGCGCACGCGGACGACCTCGCCGAGCTTCGGTGCGGAGTCGGAGACGTGCAGCGGCGATCCGTCGTGGTGGGGTTGCAGCATGGATCGAGGCTACTGGGACTCAGGCCGGAGCCGGCCCCGTCGATCCACGCACGATGAGGCGGGTCGCGAGCTCCTCGCGCGGTGCGTGGCCGTCGGCAGCCGGCCGTTCGCCGATCCGCAGCAGCATTCGCAGCGCGGCCGCGCCCATCTCGGCGACGGGCTGCTGCACGGTGGTCATCGGGGGGCTGGCCCATCCCGCCTCTGGAAGGTCGTCGAACCCGACGACGCTGAGGTCGGCCGGAATCGACAGCCCGAGCTCTGCCGCCGCCTCGTAGACGCCGAGTGCAAGAGGCTCTGTGCACGCGAAGACCGCGGTCGGACGGTCGGGGCGGGCGAGCATCCGCAGCGCGGCCTCTCTGGCAGCTACGCGCTTCCAGCCGGCGTGCGCGCGGTCGGCTTCGGCGACGTCGAGTCCGGCTGCGGAGAGCACGGATCGGAAGCCGTCGAGCCGCGCGCGGCTGTACTCGTACGAGTCGGAGACGTCGATCACGGCGATTCTGCGGTGACCCAACTCGATCAGGTGTTCCGCGGCAGAGCGTCCGCCCTGCCAGTTCATGGCGCCAACGCTCGCGACGCCCCGCGGCGGTGAAGCCATCGGGTCGAGCAGCACGACGGGCCGCCCGGCCTCGGCGAGCCGTCGCCATTGCTCGGGTGTCGGAGCGATCACGGCGAGGACCGCACCGCAGGATGCGCGCCGCAGCACGCGGTCGACCCAATCCGTTCCCTCGCGCGCGAGAGTGATCACCACATCGAGGTCGGCCGCGCTGGCCGCGGCCTCGACGCCGCCGAGCGCGCTGTTCGCCCACGATCCCTCAACGGACGCCAGCACGAAGTCGACGAGACCGGCCGACTGTTCGTCATGCCCCTGCAGCCCGCCGGCGACGGGTTGTTCGTAACCGAGCTCGGCGGCCACCCGCAGGATGCGCTCGCGGGTCGCGGGAGCGACGTCCGTTCCGCCGCGCAATGCCTTCGACACCGTCGGCACGCTCGTGCCTGCCCGCTGCGCGACGACCGCGAGCGTGGGACGGGTGCCGCCCTCTGCGGGCGCACGTGGGGTGGAAGGCACGAGGTCATCTTATGGTCGACGCCGTTTTGCGCAAATACTGCTCGCCGCACTTCCTTGATATTCCGGTCGTGTGCAGGCATAGTTTCGAACCACATCCGAAAATCGCGCAATACTTTGCGCAATGCTGCGGCCCACCGATACGAGGACCGCACTCGACGACGAGCAGAGCGGCGAGCGCCGCCAGGAGGAACCATGTCAAAGACGACGACACCGAGCGCCTTCAGCAGGCGTGCCTTCCTCGGCATGGCAGGGGCGGGCATCACGACGATCGCGCTGGCCGCGTGCAGTTCGAGTGGCACCGGTGGCAGCGCCGGCACGATGAAGTTCTGGAACATGCCGTGGGGCGGCACGAAGTTCAATCCCCTGGACAAGAAGATCACCCTGGCCTACAAGCCGGCGGGCGGACTCCCCTCTGCCACGTATCAGGAGATCCAGTGGTCGAACTTCACCCAGACGTTCGCCTCGGCGATCGCCTCGAACACGGGCCCGGCGGTCAGCTCCGGCGGCGGAACGCAGGCGTTCCAGTACGCGGCGGAGGGCAAGATCGCCTACGCAGACGACCTCTTCTCCGAGTGGAAGAGCAACGGGCTCTACGACGACTTCCTGCCCGGCCTTTTGGATGCGATGAAGACCGACAAGGGCTACGTCGCCATTCCCTACAACCTCGACATGCGCATCCTCTGGTACAACAAGACCCTCCTCGACAAGGCGGGCACCGAGGCGCCGACGGACTGGCAGAGCTACCTCGACGCCGCCGCAGCGCTGAAGAAGATCGGCGTCTACGGATTCAGCCTCAGCAGCAACACGAGCGGCGGCAACAGCTTCCAGACGCTCACCGGCGCGATGATCAACAACGGCGGCGGGTTGTTCGACGAGGAGCAGAAGCCGAACTGCGTGACTCAGACCAACATCGAGGCACTCGACTGGGTCGTCGAGATGATCCAGAAGGGATACGTGGATCCCGGCAACCTCGGCTACTCGAGCACCAACACGAACCAGCAGTGGAGCGCGCGCACGTGCGCCATGGGCATCGACGTGCCCGGCCTGCCGCAGAACGTGACGGGTGCTGTGCAGAACGAGCTGGTGCTCGGGGATCCGCTCGTCAGCGCTTCGGGCAAGAAGGGCGCGCTCTACTTTCCGAACAACATCATGATGTACAAGAACACCCCGAGCCAGAAGGGCTCCGAGGCGTTCCTCACCTATTACTACAAGCACATGTCGCAGCTCTGGACCGAGAACACCGGCATCGGACTGCCGCCGCTCAAGTCGATCGCCGAGACGAGCGAGTTCAAGGCGAATGCGAACGCCGTGAAGCTCGTCGACGTGTGGCAGCCGATCTGCAAGACGTGGGCAGCGCCGGGCGGAACGGCGCTCTTCGCGAACGTGTCCCTCGTGGACAGCACGGCGGCCATGACAACGTTCGCG harbors:
- a CDS encoding tyrosine-type recombinase/integrase, encoding MGSITGYETAAGKRYRVRYRKPDHSQTDKRGFRTKRDAELFLASVEMKKATGEYVDPAAARATVGRLGTPWLASRSHVKPSTAYVYESAWRLHVEPTWGATMIGTIRHSEVQAWITQLSAGGEGRKPKSPTIVRRAHDILAGILDAAVKDHLIPSNPARGVKLPRRISRAHTYLTNDQVAELVAASGEHATIIALLAYTGLRWGEASALRVKDIDTLRRRLMVVENAVYVNGQILVGTPKTHERRSVPYPKFLTAPLTAECDGKCRDDIVFDDGYGGYQRTPTMTTNSWWDAALVEAGLTPMTIHDLRHTAASLAVSAGANVKAVQRMLGHASAAMTLDTYSDLFDDDLDAVADRLNEVAESSVGKMWAKRS
- a CDS encoding MarR family transcriptional regulator codes for the protein MVQKAPAAARSATFDEVETAPDDLLKLQNQVCFALAVASRSVIALYRPVLEPLGLTHPQYLVMLSLWEESPRTVAAIGRALQLEPATLSPLLKRLEASGLITRERDPRDERMLRVALTDTGRRLRQEALGVPPQIIDKLGLELSELEKLRTVLHTVIDAATQDRHVA
- a CDS encoding arylamine N-acetyltransferase yields the protein MITESAGRPAWVAAYLTKLGVDDPQSLGAPSLETLRRLHRAHVERIAFENIDIQLERPQGIGPEESITRILAGRGGYCFNLNNAFATLLTTLGYDVTLHRGQINGSVEGAKATPDEYGTHMALTVVIEGERWSVDVGLANSHHEPIPLREGVHVQGPFTFRLQPLPEIGPDAWRFFTDPVQTTFHSMDFTLAPADWEDFSEIHADLSTSPQSGFVQTCELFRRDALGTDFILNDTLTRDDTDGRSERILTSAEEWFAVAEDVFRLDLSDIGDDDRAALFDRMQRAEEAWRESQRARAAQQAAADV
- a CDS encoding glycoside hydrolase family 13 protein yields the protein MLQPHHDGSPLHVSDSAPKLGEVVRVRVRIPHAFGPVAEVRTRSNPDHEPRFSDAERIASDTGWDWWEAPVEVENPVHGYRFLITRTDGSSVWLNATGVWTTETLDADDFRLVAYDAPPEWVRSTVLYQLFPDRFARSAAADARQTPDWAIPAAWGDPVDDVPPGRSQQFYGGDLDGAAQRLDYLAALGVTLVYLTPVFPARSNHRYDATSFTRVDPLLGGDEALARFVAEAHQRGLKVIGDLTTNHCGDGHEWFQAAYGHPDAPESDFFYWLDDEHTQYVAWLGVLSLPKLNWGSPELRRRFIEGPESVVAQWLRPPYSLDGWRIDVANMTGRYRDDDFNAEVRRIIRRTMLDVNPDTILLGESTNDAAPDFQGDAWHGAMTYANFTRPVWGWLSEPGSPSTYFGQPVGVIPSYTGRELADAHTRFAAAFPWRVRLGTMNALDTHDVPRFRTHARPGTVPVAFGLSVTMPGIPVVWAGDELGLKADDGEGARMPMPWHLLDHGANADGDDVDPATGATATDARATLELYTELIALRRNHVALNDGGFRWLHVGDDVLVFVREHADESVLVIASRGAADVRLPYEAASGWDQARVVAGEVALAVDAPGDEDEGGVRLVTSGPQFAAIVLPGLSVAG
- a CDS encoding LacI family DNA-binding transcriptional regulator, with protein sequence MPSTPRAPAEGGTRPTLAVVAQRAGTSVPTVSKALRGGTDVAPATRERILRVAAELGYEQPVAGGLQGHDEQSAGLVDFVLASVEGSWANSALGGVEAAASAADLDVVITLAREGTDWVDRVLRRASCGAVLAVIAPTPEQWRRLAEAGRPVVLLDPMASPPRGVASVGAMNWQGGRSAAEHLIELGHRRIAVIDVSDSYEYSRARLDGFRSVLSAAGLDVAEADRAHAGWKRVAAREAALRMLARPDRPTAVFACTEPLALGVYEAAAELGLSIPADLSVVGFDDLPEAGWASPPMTTVQQPVAEMGAAALRMLLRIGERPAADGHAPREELATRLIVRGSTGPAPA
- a CDS encoding extracellular solute-binding protein, with the protein product MSKTTTPSAFSRRAFLGMAGAGITTIALAACSSSGTGGSAGTMKFWNMPWGGTKFNPLDKKITLAYKPAGGLPSATYQEIQWSNFTQTFASAIASNTGPAVSSGGGTQAFQYAAEGKIAYADDLFSEWKSNGLYDDFLPGLLDAMKTDKGYVAIPYNLDMRILWYNKTLLDKAGTEAPTDWQSYLDAAAALKKIGVYGFSLSSNTSGGNSFQTLTGAMINNGGGLFDEEQKPNCVTQTNIEALDWVVEMIQKGYVDPGNLGYSSTNTNQQWSARTCAMGIDVPGLPQNVTGAVQNELVLGDPLVSASGKKGALYFPNNIMMYKNTPSQKGSEAFLTYYYKHMSQLWTENTGIGLPPLKSIAETSEFKANANAVKLVDVWQPICKTWAAPGGTALFANVSLVDSTAAMTTFAQQIISQKATPKEALTTLQTTLMSQLKK